ataggaatgcacacatgttttccttacaaataataactttggacaacAAGTTAGGCAAAGCGAGCAccagaatttttttttacaattcttGCAAGACTGGGCAAATATATGCATACTTGATCTGCGCAAACATGAGTGCAGTGCGGTGGGCTCTCCTCGAAGAGAGAAGTTTATctggctcagtaaagcctcaaacataaattgtacGCAACACTGAATGTGAATTAATTAGGAGGCTTaacacacctctattcaaactgttgttagaaaatacaaCTTGTTTGAAAACAATTTGAAactgacaagttgaaacatagcctatagataattagtaGGCAGCACATGTcaactgtcctgttgcgtaataatcacattttggaacagtgagtgcattctgacatcacgtgcataaaacaactcacgctggggcgactgTTTCACACTCATGTGTGAAAAGGATCAATTTCCAACTTTAATTACTGAACAAGCGATTACATTGTTGCCACCAGCCAGAATGTTAAATCATGGCAGCCTGGCGGCACTGTGTACAGCTTTGTGAAATGTTAAGCTTAACATGAGAAAATGACAACCAAATTGGCCTACCAATAAACATGTATCCATTTGCTAAAGCAAACCTATACGCTACATGCCCTGGCACCACAGAAAGCCTATCATCGATCCGATAGGCAACCGCATAGATATGTCCCAAttgcagcaccatggacagtggtTGGTAGTCTAAACTTTGTGAGTGGCTCTCTGGCTGACGCATTTTATGTTTATTGTAGGGAGTGGGGGACCCACTCCAACCTTGCGGGGGTCCAGAGAAACTGCATAACGTcaggatataggacagacacttcaaaaccttacgaTTTTTGGGGGGGACTGTCTGTTTTGCCATGTACAAATGTGTtaatcaatgtgtttctatgggttatagcagtaaaggccaaattcaatgtttcaataAATATGTATATAGTTTTTatatacctacaggggtcctcAAATGGCTAAATTATAAAttttatgaccatcttaaaacaattccatatattaACTTAGTAGATATTGCGACCTATGGGCTTAGACCTTAAGACActttgttttctttattttggcagttacctgtatatacctccaataatttttttgagcaACCAATGGTGAATGTTTGTATGGGAATGACTGCCACCTGATGGCAACATTAAGTAAAACTGTTTTGAAACTGTTGAGCTAAGacagtttgtttatttatttagggGGTGGGGCCAACAGAATAAAAGATACAGTAAGAAAATATAAAAATGCAGAAAAAAAGTCATATAGTCCCCTTTATAACGGTCCTTTCAGTTTTGGAAAAACAACATAGGAAAAGCATGAAGACATAGTCAGTGTCAGTTGTCATTTAAACCGAAGCAAAGTCACAGTAGGCGTTACAGTAAATTAAGGAAGTAAATTAAGTAAGTGAACTATATGGATGTAAAAACAAATGTGTGGGTGTGGAGGGGGGTGTATGATGATCCATTTATGTAGAATACATTTGAttctatttatttatgtattccatGTGGAAGCAGCACCACTCTTTAATCGTCCATGACAAATTTCCCCACGTGGTCAATAAAGtatatcagatcagatcagtgctCTTTAAGCTGCAGGGTTAGTGGTGACCTCCTCCAGCAGAGGCTTATACTGCTCCAGGTCCTGGATGTTCTGCAACATATCAGAGCAAAGTTACACATTACTTGGCAGGACACAACACACAACCAAGGTAATGTTTATCTACATATCCGTATTCTACTTCCATTTGTATGGCCGTTGTATTCGCTCTGTTCAAGGGTTCTCTGTTCATACCTCTTTTCCCTCCTTTCCATTCTTGTACAAAGCCTTGAGACCCAACACCGCAGAGCTGATGGTGACACAAAGCTGAAGGACTGCAAGGACGATGAGCACGATGTCCAAGGCATTCATCAACATCTAATGGTAGAACAAACACATGGAGGAGGATTTGAACATATTGACAGTTGACTGGATTGTTTAGCAAGATAGTGCTGTTGGTGAACACTGGAAAatacagaaacagactggcatacCAGCTATTAGAATGTGCTTTAAACATGGTACCCACTATCTCTGTTTATGGACACAcatgttaattgctaaattaagCAGTTTGATCCATCTAATCAAATGTTCATATTTTACTCAGAAGGGACACCTTCCTCACATGATGGATATCATTAAAAAACTTCATTCAAAAGCACTCACCTGAGCAATCTGCTTGGCATCTTTGCATTTCGCCAAGAGTCTATCCCTCTCCGGATCACTGGGTGGTTTTGTCACCTGGTAGTAGTCATCTCGCCAGTTGTAGTTGTCATCATTGCAAATCCACCAGAAATTGTAGTTTGCCAGGTCTACAGCATACAGCACAATTCCAGTAATGGCCAGAGCAGCACCTGACAGGTTCATCAACACATTGATGCCCACCTAAAACACAATCAGGGAATATAAAACCAGTTTGACTCAACTGAGTAAACCACAGAGTACTAGATGTCTCAGATATTCAGTTGATGATTATAATTCAACTGGATCAGATTGAATGATTGTTCAATGGAGGAAGGGAATGAGGCTAAGGAATGACAGGAAAGAGTTAAGGTATGTGCATCAGTGAACAAC
The sequence above is drawn from the Salmo salar chromosome ssa05, Ssal_v3.1, whole genome shotgun sequence genome and encodes:
- the LOC123743132 gene encoding uncharacterized protein, which encodes MSVTVTKGGGVTVFTVNSKEGSSWPLLCQILGTLCYSPACSVSHGLRRLQASSQSALGTIQIMVGVLNIGLGAILVSTDYSSSLRWIGVPYWLGGVFIAVGIMCILAEKFPSPCLVGINVLMNLSGAALAITGIVLYAVDLANYNFWWICNDDNYNWRDDYYQVTKPPSDPERDRLLAKCKDAKQIAQMLMNALDIVLIVLAVLQLCVTISSAVLGLKALYKNGKEGKENIQDLEQYKPLLEEVTTNPAA